The Bacteroides fragilis NCTC 9343 genome includes the window TGAATCGTAAATCAATACTATTAACAATTTTACTTTGTGTCGCTTCTTGGGCAATGGCTTCTCCGGTAACCGGATTGTTGGAGCGCATTGACAAAGGAGCTTCGAAGAAGTTTATTATCGAGCAGGTGAAGTCCGATGCCGACTTCTTTGAACTCGACCAGAAAGGTGATAAAGTCGTTATTCGTGGAAATAACTATGTAAGCATTGCCACCGGGCTGAATTGGTATCTGAAGTATTACGCAGGTATTCATCTCTCATGGAACGGAATGCAGGCGAAACTGCCGGCTGTACTTCCGCCGGTGACAAAGAAAGAACGCAGGGAAACAACATTGCCCTACCGCTACGACCTGAATTATTGTACTTTCTCTTACTCTATGGCTTTCTGGGATTGGAACCGATGGGAGAAAGAGATTGACTGGATGGCTCTACACGGCATCAATATTCCTTTGGCGGTGACCGGAGCTGAGGCTGTGTGGCACAATGTACTTGATAAGTTGGGATATACCAAGACAGAGATCAATGAATTCATTTCGGGTCCGGGATTTTTTGCCTGGTGGCTGATGAATAACTTGGAAGGTTGGGGTGGTCCCAATCCCGACAGCTGGTATACCCGGCAGATTGCTTTGCAAAAAAAGATCCTGAAGCGTATGCGCGAATACGGTATAGAGCCGGTGCTTCCGGGCTATTGCGGTATGGTACCCCATAATGCGAAAGAGAAACTCGGCCTGAACGTATCCGACCCGGGAACATGGTGCGGCTACCGTCGTCCGGCGTTCCTGCAACCGAGTGATCCGCGTTTCGAGGAGATTTCTTCTCTTTACTACAAAGAACTTGAGAAACTGTACGGCAAAGCTAACTTTTACTCTATGGACCCCTTTCACGAAGGGGGAAACACTGCAGGTGTCGACCTCGATGCAGCCGGTAAGGCAGTGATGAAAGCTATGAAGAAGGCCAATCCGAAGGCTGTCTGGGTGGCTCAGGCCTGGCAGGCAAATCCGCGTCCCAAGATGATTGAGAACCTGAAAGCTGGAGATTTGCTGATACTTGACCTGACCAGTGAGTGCCGTCCGCAGTGGGGAGATTCTACTTCCGAGTGGTATCGCAAGAACGGATACGGGCAGCACGATTGGATCTATTGTATGCTTTTGAATTATGGTGGCAATGTGGGATTGCACGGAAAGATGGACAATGTGATCGATAACTTCTATCTTGCCAAAGCCGATCCGCATGCAAGCGCTACGCTGAAAGGGGTGGGAATGACTCCTGAAGGGATTGAAAACAATCCGGTGATGTACGAGCTGGTGATGGAGCTGCCTTGGCGTCCCGACCGGTTCACGAAGGAAGAGTGGCTGAAGGAGTATGTAAAAGCCCGTTATGGCGTTGATGATCCGGTGGTACAGGCTGCCTGGACCAATCTGGCGAACTCTATTTATAACTCGCCGAAGAACCTGACCCAGCAGGGGACACACGAATCTGTATTTTGTGCCCGTCCGGCGGAAGATGTGTACCAGGTGTCCAGCTGGTCGGAAATGAAAGATTACTACCGTCCGCAGGAGGTGATAGAAGCTGCCCGCCTGATGGTTTCCGTAGCCGATCGCTTTAAAGGTAACAATAATTTTGAATACGATCTGGTAGATATTGTCCGCCAGGCACTGGCAGAGAAGGGACGTCTGATGCAGAAAGCTGTGACTGCCGCTTATCGTGCAGGTGATAAACAACTCTTTGCACTGGCATCGGGAAAGTTCCTCGACCTGATTTTGTTGCAGGATAAACTGTTGGGAACCCGTCCGGAGTTTCGAGTAGGAAAGTGGATTGAAGAGGCGCGTGCGTTGGGTGATACACCCGAAGAAAAGGAATTGTACGAATGGAATGCCCGTGTACAGATTACGACCTGGGGTAACCGGAACGCGGCCGATTACGGTGGTCTCCGAGACTATGCTCACAAAGAGTGGAACGGCTTGCTGAAAGATTTCTATTACATGCGTTGGAAACTATATTTCGACTTTCTTTCTCAGCGGATAGAGGGAAAGACCCCTGCGGAAATTGATTTCTATGCCATAGAGGAACCTTGGACGAAAGCTGCCAATCCCTATTCTGCCGAGGCGGAAGGAGACTGCATTGAAGTAGCGAAGCAGGTGATGCAAGCGGTTGAATAAGACTTTTCTACCACAGATAACACAGGTCATTGTTTTTGATAATCTGTGTAATCTGTGGTGAAAACAGTTTTATATACCTCCTTTCCTCAGAGTTAACCGTTGTCATTCGTTTGTTTTGTTGTCCCTTTCCATATCCGCATCATATAATATGCACAATGCGTAAATGCGAAAACAAACGAGATGATCAGCAATGCTTTACTTTCATTCCAACCTACAGTCTGCTGATGCCATAAGCCGGTAATGACACAAAGCAGAGACAGTGCAATGCCGATCATGTTCAATGCCGATTGTCCCCGGCGATTTTTCACACCATGTTCCAGTTTACTGTGTTTCATGCCGTAGCCGACATAGATGTCCAGTCCGATCAGCATCCACAGTACTAATCGTATCCAGGTATCGGCTGGAAGGAAAAGCATCATGCACAGACAAGTGAGTATTCCCAGAATGGGGACGAGAGGCACAAACGGAGTTTTAAATGAACGGGGTATGTTCGGCATGGTCTTTCGCACTACGAGGACGGCTGCGCATACCAGTGTGAAAGCCATCAGTGTACCGATGCTGGTCATCTCTCCCGCCAGGCGTGCCGGAACAAATGCGGCTAGCAGGCCCACTATCAGCATAAACAGGAGGTTGCTGCGCGCCGGTGTACGGAACTTCTCGTTGATGTGTGAAAAGAAGGGGGGAAGTAGTCCGTCATGGCTCATGCTCAGGAAAACACGGCTTTGCCCCAATAAAGTAACCATAATGACCGAACAATAGCCGAACAGGATGGCAAGAACGATGGCACGGTTCAGCCACGGATAATCCGGGTGAATGATGCCTGTTGCATCGGCATGTCCCATGTGTTCGATGGCAATGGCTACCGGTGCGATGCCCTGCTGGCCGCTAAATTCGGTATAATGGGCTACTCCTGTCATTACGTGGGCAAACAGCATATAAAGTACGGTACATACCAAGAGTGATACCAGGATACCGATCGGCATATTCCGTTTCGGATTTTTTGTTTCCTGTGCAGCCGTACTGACGGCATCGAATCCCAGGAAAGCAAAGAAAACGATGGCGGCTCCACGCAGGACACCCGAGAGACCGTATTCGCCAAGTGTACCTGTATTGGCGGGGATGTATGGAGTATAGTTGTCGGCATTGATATATTTCCAGCCCAGGACAACGAATATGGCGATCACCGATACTTTGAGAAATACAACGATGCCGTTGAAGATGGAGCTGCCTTCTGTTCCGCGAATCAGGAAGATGCTCATCAACACTACGATCAGGAACGCCGGGATATTGACGATTCCCCCATCCCATGGGCAGGCGGTCAGGGCTTGCGGCAGATGTATATCGAGTCCTTCAAGAAAGACGACGAGATATCGGCTCCAACTGATACTGACGGTAGTGGCTGCTACGGTATATTCGAGAACGAGATCCCAGCCGATGATCCAGGCTATCAGTTCGCCCATGGTGGCGTATGAATACGTATAAGCACTGCCTGCCACCGGAATCATAGAAGCGAACTCAGCGTAGCAGAGTCCTGCGAAGCAGCATCCTAGTGCAGCTATGGCGAATGAAAGGGTGATGGCCGGTCCGGTGTAGCCCGCTGCTACGGTGCCGGTGATTGAGAAGAGTCCTGCTCCGATGATAACACCGACGCCCAGTGCTACCAGACTCCAGGGGCCTAATACTCGTTTTAATGATTTACTGCCCGACACATTGGCCTCTGCCAATAGGGCTTCAAAGGGTTTCTTTATGAATAATCCCATCTTCTTGTTTTTTCTTTACTGGTTATGGTTGTATTTGGAATAGGTAATTCTTTTCCAGACTTAGCTATTTATTTGAAGTTGCAAAGATAATTAATTCATAACACATACGGTCATAGGATGTTCACTTTTAGGGATTGAGGAGGTGTCAAAACCCACCACAAAAGACGCAGAGTAACACTGAGCCGATTCTAAGTTGTTGATTATTCATAAAAAGACTCTGTGCTACTCTGTGGTGAAAAGAGTTTCGACACATCTCTCGGAAGTGGATTTGTAGTTCTTTTTGTCAGTAATTAAGATGCGAACCGAGGAGCCTGCTTTGGCGAATGTCTCACTCACAATGTGCTGATAGATAGTATTGTACCAACGTGAAAATACCTTTAAAACCAAAGCCCCGTTGGTTTCAAAGGAAAGGGGGCTTGG containing:
- a CDS encoding alpha-N-acetylglucosaminidase, whose product is MNRKSILLTILLCVASWAMASPVTGLLERIDKGASKKFIIEQVKSDADFFELDQKGDKVVIRGNNYVSIATGLNWYLKYYAGIHLSWNGMQAKLPAVLPPVTKKERRETTLPYRYDLNYCTFSYSMAFWDWNRWEKEIDWMALHGINIPLAVTGAEAVWHNVLDKLGYTKTEINEFISGPGFFAWWLMNNLEGWGGPNPDSWYTRQIALQKKILKRMREYGIEPVLPGYCGMVPHNAKEKLGLNVSDPGTWCGYRRPAFLQPSDPRFEEISSLYYKELEKLYGKANFYSMDPFHEGGNTAGVDLDAAGKAVMKAMKKANPKAVWVAQAWQANPRPKMIENLKAGDLLILDLTSECRPQWGDSTSEWYRKNGYGQHDWIYCMLLNYGGNVGLHGKMDNVIDNFYLAKADPHASATLKGVGMTPEGIENNPVMYELVMELPWRPDRFTKEEWLKEYVKARYGVDDPVVQAAWTNLANSIYNSPKNLTQQGTHESVFCARPAEDVYQVSSWSEMKDYYRPQEVIEAARLMVSVADRFKGNNNFEYDLVDIVRQALAEKGRLMQKAVTAAYRAGDKQLFALASGKFLDLILLQDKLLGTRPEFRVGKWIEEARALGDTPEEKELYEWNARVQITTWGNRNAADYGGLRDYAHKEWNGLLKDFYYMRWKLYFDFLSQRIEGKTPAEIDFYAIEEPWTKAANPYSAEAEGDCIEVAKQVMQAVE
- a CDS encoding amino acid permease; translation: MGLFIKKPFEALLAEANVSGSKSLKRVLGPWSLVALGVGVIIGAGLFSITGTVAAGYTGPAITLSFAIAALGCCFAGLCYAEFASMIPVAGSAYTYSYATMGELIAWIIGWDLVLEYTVAATTVSISWSRYLVVFLEGLDIHLPQALTACPWDGGIVNIPAFLIVVLMSIFLIRGTEGSSIFNGIVVFLKVSVIAIFVVLGWKYINADNYTPYIPANTGTLGEYGLSGVLRGAAIVFFAFLGFDAVSTAAQETKNPKRNMPIGILVSLLVCTVLYMLFAHVMTGVAHYTEFSGQQGIAPVAIAIEHMGHADATGIIHPDYPWLNRAIVLAILFGYCSVIMVTLLGQSRVFLSMSHDGLLPPFFSHINEKFRTPARSNLLFMLIVGLLAAFVPARLAGEMTSIGTLMAFTLVCAAVLVVRKTMPNIPRSFKTPFVPLVPILGILTCLCMMLFLPADTWIRLVLWMLIGLDIYVGYGMKHSKLEHGVKNRRGQSALNMIGIALSLLCVITGLWHQQTVGWNESKALLIISFVFAFTHCAYYMMRIWKGTTKQTNDNG